Proteins encoded within one genomic window of Papio anubis isolate 15944 chromosome X, Panubis1.0, whole genome shotgun sequence:
- the GPR101 gene encoding probable G-protein coupled receptor 101, which produces MTSTCTNSTRESNSSHTCMPLSKMPISLAHGIIRSTVLVIFLAASFVGNIVLALVLQRKPQLLQVTNRFIFNLLVTDLLQVSLVAPWVVATSVPLFWPLNSHFCTALVSLTHLFAFASVNTIVVVSVDRYLSIIHPLSYPSKMTQRRGYLLLYGTWIVAILQSTPPLYGWGQAAFDERNALCSMIWGASPSYTILSVVSFIVIPLIVMIACYSVVFGAARRQHALLYNVKRHSLEVRVKDCVENEDEEGAEKEEFQDESEFRRQHEGEVKAKEGRMEVKDGSLKAKEGSKGTSEGSAEARDSEEVRESSMVASDGSVEGKEGGTKVENSMKADKGGTEVNQCSIDLGEDDMEFGEDDINFSEGDVEAVNIPESLPPSRRNSNSDPPLPRCYQCKAAKVIFIIIFSYVLSLGPYCFLAVLAVWVDVETKVPQWVITIIIWLFFLQCCIHPYIYGYMHKTIKKEIQDMLKKFFCKEKPPKEDSHPDLPGTEAGTLGGTEGKIVPSYDSAAFP; this is translated from the coding sequence ATGACGTCCACCTGCACCAACAGCACGCGCGAGAGTAACAGCAGCCACACGTGCATGCCCCTCTCCAAAATGCCCATCAGCCTGGCTCACGGCATCATCCGCTCAACCGTGCTGGTTATCTTCCTCGCTGCCTCTTTCGTCGGCAACATAGTGCTGGCGCTAGTGTTGCAGCGCAAACCGCAGCTGCTGCAGGTGACCAACCGTTTTATCTTTAACCTCCTCGTCACCGACCTGCTGCAGGTTTCGCTCGTGGCACCCTGGGTGGTGGCCACCTCTGTGCCTCTCTTCTGGCCCCTCAACAGCCACTTCTGCACGGCCCTGGTTAGCCTCACCCACCTGTTCGCCTTCGCCAGTGTCAACACCATTGTCGTGGTGTCAGTGGATCGCTACTTGTCCATCATCCACCCTCTCTCCTACCCGTCCAAGATGACCCAGCGCCGTGGTTACTTGCTCCTCTATGGCACCTGGATTGTGGCCATCCTGCAGAGCACTCCTCCACTCTACGGCTGGGGCCAGGCTGCCTTTGATGAGCGCAATGCCCTCTGCTCCATGATCTGGGGGGCCAGCCCCAGCTACACTATTCTCAGCGTGGTATCCTTCATCGTCATTCCACTGATTGTCATGATTGCCTGCTACTCCGTGGTGTTCGGTGCAGCCCGGAGGCAGCATGCTCTGCTGTACAATGTCAAGAGACACAGCTTGGAAGTGCGAGTCAAGGACTGTGTAGAGAATGAGGATGAAGAGGGAGCAGAGAAGGAGGAGTTCCAGGATGAGAGTGAGTTTCGCCGCCAGCATGAAGGTGAGGTCAAGGCCAAAGAGGGCAGAATGGAAGTCAAGGACGGCAGCCTGAAGGccaaggaaggaagcaaggggaCCAGTGAGGGTAGTGCAGAGGCCAGGGACAGCGAGGAGGTCAGAGAGAGCAGCATGGTGGCCAGCGACGGCAGCGTGGAGGGTAAGGAAGGTGGCACCAAAgttgagaacagcatgaaggcAGACAAGGGTGGCACAGAGGTCAACCAGTGCAGCATTGACTTGGGTGAAGACGACATGGAGTTTGGTGAAGACGACATCAATTTCAGTGAGGGTGATGTCGAGGCAGTGAACATCCCGGAGAGCCTCCCACCCAGTCGTCGTAACAGCAACAGCGACCCTCCTCTGCCCAGGTGCTACCAGTGCAAAGCTGCTAAAGTGATCTTCATCATCATTTTCTCCTATGTGCTATCCCTGGGGCCCTACTGCTTTTTGGCAGTCTTGGCTGTGTGGGTGGATGTCGAAACCAAGGTACCCCAGTGGGTGATCACCATAATCATCTGGCTTTTCTTCCTGCAGTGCTGCATCCACCCCTACATCTATGGCTACATGCACAAGACCATTAAGAAGGAAATCCAGGATATGCTGAAGAAGTTCTTCTGCAAGGAAAAGCCCCCGAAAGAAGATAGCCACCCAGACCTGCCCGGAACCGAAGCTGGCACACTGGGTGGTACTGAGGGCAAGATTGTCCCTTCCTACGATTCTGCTGCTTTTCCTTGA